AACATTATCAACGGAGTGTACGAATATTTCATTGACATAAATGTTCTACatactaatttatttacgataaacaattttaaaatttgtaataatacaaatgccagtagtattattaatactcttaacactaataataCTTATAATATACTGAAGACAGCTGGTAACGATACGttggataataatttgatgaGATGTGTGAATTCATTGTTTTCAGTTTGTTGTTTGTTGAACCAGATTCCAACGATTGTTTACAGGAAAAATAATGTGATTTGTCAAACTTTATCAAACAAATTGCAAATGCTgtttaacaataataacTTAAATTTGCAATCAATACTACaacagtataataaatataacacAAAGTTAACTGGAGTAGAAGGAGTTGGATGTGTACTGTTAGTATTGGACAGAAAAGATGATTTGGTAGTACCTTTAATGAATCAATGGACTTACAGAGCAATGATCCATGAACTTATTGGgattaacaataataaaatagtgGTAGACGATTCTGAGTTTGTGCTCAACGATCATTTCTTCAACTCACACATCTTCCACGAATTTGTACATGTAGAAGAAGATCTCAATACCCTTATCTCACAAAATAAACTTAATACTATCAATACAgttaacattgttaaatCCAGTAAGActtataatactaataataccAGTAACACTCTTGGTACTGGTAATACAGTTGAAAATACTGTTAATATTAGTTCTGTAGCGGAAAATGTTGAAAATGTATTGGAAAATATACCTGAAAAAAATAGAATGATAAATGATGTAATGAAGCATGTTAAGATATTACATGAATTATCCAAGATAATACAGGAGAATAAGCTGTTGGATTCAGGTTTATTGGAGCAAGACATTGCTACTAATAGAAGGAACACTTTGAATGACGTGATTGAATACATCACAGATAAGAACAATTCCTACTATGAAAAGGTCAGAATCGCACTTCTTTTCACTCTCACATGTAATGACAGTTCAAAGATTAAGAAGGTAAAGGACTATTTGATGATGGGGAAGATGGACGAATTGGTGTCCCTAGTTGACCATGCCACTGAACTCGTAAAAGGTAAAAAAAATGCGAATAGGGACGAATTCACGATATCAACTCTCAAGGATAAAATAACCAAAGTTTCCTTAGATACTCAAAGTCCTTATCTACAGTTCAAATCAAATCTTTATGCAACTACATACAATCTCATAAAAGGTTCGTTCAGTTCACTACATTCCACCCACTCCTTTATATAgttttactatttatacagTTCTAAAGTTATACAATTCTGTTGTTACTAGTCAAGACATTTTCTACtgagttatataattttactatcACGAagtaattatataataatacaacAAAGTTCATTAGGTAAATTGGATAGTGAGATGTATGTGATGGTTCCAAGTGCATATGATCTGGGATATACACTCAAACATAAGCCAGCATCCGTAACTCACAACGCTAGTTATACTATCTATTCAACTATATAtcatactattataatGGTATAATCTACTGATATATAGACAAATTTAGagaattaactatattattactatattaattaCCAATAACACTGGCAACACTACTCTTCACTCTTTAGTTTATAACACATTTGATAATGTTGAAGATGTTTATTTaggtaataatatttatggtTGGAGGAGTAACGTATGGAGAAACTTGTGACTGTAACATCATTAGCCGTGCTACTGGAGTCCCGATAATACTCGGCGGGTCCTGCGTCCATAATTCAAAATCATTCCTCTCtgattttttcaattttccTAGCAAATAATgctttttacacattttaaatcaattaatCTGTTTAACCCATTTTATCGCACTattcataataattttaatttgtgtaGTAGTAATGTACGTTTTTATGGTGTTGGAAGGGAGCACGAAATAAGTGAACAAATGCCCAAAGTGAGTGAGTTGGATAGATTTAAGGAAGTTTTGTCTGGAGATAAAAGAAAACAAATCAGAAGGTCTGATTTTCTCAAATTCACTGGAGGCAAAAGACCCATCATCTCCTCACATCTCAAATCAAACCTCATTTGTAATCCTTCTACTTATTTTTCATCTACTCACTTATTTTAacctttaaattatactttattttcttagattattgtttatttacatttaattcGGGTTAAATTACTCTTCTCagttttattcattattttatcaataatttgCCAATTAATTAGGAATTGAATggaatatttaaaaataaattaattaatttgaaaatgtgaTTAACAAATGTTGTAGCTAGTGGATTGATAATTTGGTGTGTAATAGCATTTTTTGTGACTTTTAAGATAATGAAACCTGAGACCTATGAATGGGTTGAGAATGAACGCAAGAGAATTGAAGCCGCAAAACAGAAAATCTCGCTCATCAAACAAGACCAACACAGTGACAATacaaactaattttaattttttcacaaTACTCTGCTCAACATACACTAATTTTCCTATCCTAAACAGTATAAACtgtagtataatatatagtatagaaaTAGTATAGAAATGTAAAGATTAAgatttattgaaattatcTACAAATTGTTCAAGTGTGGATTTAAGTTTAGCTTCAGTTTCTGGGCTTAAAACTCCTTCCCTCTCAAGCGTAGATAACAAATCTGAATGCTGAGTTGTGAGGTGTTGAAGTAGTTGTTCCTCGTATTTACCCACAAGTTTGGGGTCAAGTTTGTCGAGTAAACCGTTAACTCCTCCGTAAATTACGCAAATTTGCAGTGGAATTGACAATGGTGCATACTGTTTCTGCTTCAACAACTCAGTCAGAAGAGTACCTCTAGTCAACAATTGTTGAGTACTGGAATCCAAATCCGAACCGAATTGTGAAAATGCTTGAATCTCTCGAAATTGAGCCAAATCAAGCTTCATAGTACCAGAAACTTGTTTCATTGCCTTTGATTGTGCTGCTGATCCTACTCTCGATACTGATAATCCAACATTTATAGCAGGTCTTATTCCTATATTCAATTCACTGGTGTCATATTCGGGCCAGGggtattatatacttaactatatactatggTCTTAAATTAGCAATAAATAAGCAATAGTAAAAGTATGTAgtagtagtaatagtaaaaGTATGTAGTAgtagtagtaatagtaaaagtatgtagtaatagtagtaatagtaaaagtatgtagtaatagtagtaatagtagACAAAAAGAGCAAATGACTAGCAAATAAAATGGTATAGCGGAACCTTTATAGAAAAGCTCAGATTCTAGGAAAATTTGTCCGTCGGTAATAGAAATGACATTAGTTGGAATATAAGCAGAGACATCTCCGGCCTGGGTTTCAATTACGGGTAAAGCAGTGAGAGAGCCAGAACCTTTAGTGTCACTCATCTTAGCAGCGCGTTCCAATAACCGAGAATgcaaataaaatatatcacCTACATACACAGATGGAGGCTAGTTATATAACTGGTAAATTGTATACAGTTAATAGAtgagtaaattatgtaaGACTAAGTCCCCAGTAGAACAAAAGAGCTGAGGAAATAGTGTTCTTGGGAAAATAaagcaccgtaacgtaATACCTGGATAAGCTTCACGTCCTGGTGGTCTTCTTAACAATAAAGACATTTGCCTATAAGCAGTTGCCTGTTTAGACAAATCGtcataaataataacaCAATGCTTCTTATTATTACGGAACCACTCGCCCATACTACATCctaaactaatattatcaCTATACTGATAATACTGAGATACAATAcgagtaaaataaaagtaaaacTATGTCGTGAATGTATAACTAGGACCAGTAAAAAGAATTAAAAGTAGTGAATAGCTGGGGAACTAAGTAGCAGTACAAGCACCGTAGAGTACCAGTAAAAGGAGCTAGAAACTGTAAAGGGGCAGGGTCTGAAGCAGTAGCAGCAACAACGATGGTATATTTGAGGGCATCATTATCTTCCAAGATCTTTAGTATCCTAGCCACAGTTGATCTCTTCTGCCCAATTGCCACgtatatacaatataatCTCTTATTCTCTTCTAAACCTTCATTCACTAGGCGTTGATTCAGTATAGTATCAATGGCCAAAGCTGTTTTCCCAGTTTGCCTGTCACCAATAATAAGTTCACGTTGGCCTCGACCAATTGGAACAAGAGAATCAACACATTTCATTCCAGTTGTCATGGGTTCATGAACACTTCTTCGGTCGATAATTCCAGGAGCTGGAACCTCAACACGACTTGTCTCCTTAGTAACAAGATCACCTTTTCCATCAATTGGACGACCTAAAGCGTCTACAACGCGACCTAACAATTCAGGGCCGACTGGGACATCTAATATACGATTTGTACGTGTTACAGTATCTCCCTCCAATATATTCCTACAGaacacattaatattatacttaatggtatattatgtaaatataaGAATAATTAGTGTCTTTTAAAAACTAAGTTCCCATGAGGAGATGGAAAGCTGGGTAACGCATTACCTATCATCACCGAAAATAACGACACCAATGTTATCAGTTTCGAGATTCAGAGCCATACCAGCAACACCGGAAGAGAACATAACAAGTTCGCCAGCCTTCACTTCTTTTAAGCCATAAATACGAGCGATTCCATCACCAACATTTATTACATGTCCAACATCCCTCACATCTTTCTACACATCATTTTCTACGGAGTTATCTACTATAACATAGGAGAATTTAGTACTATGTAATATACCaatatactaaatacaTATTACGATAACAACTAATTTAAGTCAGAAttacaattaaataataatctaaGTTATGATGgcaataaatgtaaaactgtgtaaagAAGTTGTAGGGGAAATCACTCGAAGTGACAAAATACCTGAGAATCCCATCCACCAATTTTAGTTTGTAgtaattttgaaatttcaGCAGGTGATACTTTATTAGTGCTGAATGGCCTTAAACCCAAGTGGAATCCAGTGGATATTTGTGCCTGTAATTTACCCTTCGGTATCGCTAGTTTTACTATCCTATTAATATatctcatttttaacacttaggtgttgattttataatttaattaacacAGTACCCCATCCCATTATACACTTGTTACACTATTCATACACCTTCCACAtcattactattattattgggAACACTATTATGAATATTACTATTAGCattattgttattgttATTGTTGAGTTTGCATGAAATtgatgtaaaataaaaataaatcatgataaaatataaataaaaaatgagtaaGAAAAggtatgtataatatttaataacgATTATAAATAtcgttaaatttatcattgtTGTTTCCGTAATGAGAGTTAGTACCAGTGACATGAGAGCCGTTTGGCCCTGTCACATGAATGGCCTTTTTGCGGTTGTTGTCCATAATGACTTCGAGTTCGACCTTTTCGTTCTCACGCAGTGATCTGAATCCGTCGGCATAAATTTCGCTTTGATGTACGAACACATCCTCTCCATTTTCCAGGGTTATAAACCCGTAACCCTTTTTGTTATTAAACCACTTACATACGCCGTTTAATCTTGTCATTTCTAACAAAACTCtcaaaaatatatttttttcaatttaatttatttttgaaaatttggttatttaaatttcgTTAAAACAGTTGGTATCAAAGGTGTTGAGAACTAGTATTGAGGTGAGTATTGGAGacaaaaaaatttaaatattttttctgaaattggtaaaataaatttgtggTAATTATTGGGAATAAAACCTCACGTTACTACACTCAGTTACCAGATCTTGCTGCtcatactattactacACTATCacacatatattatactcATACcgttatatagttatatatagCTGTTGTTTATGTTATGGTGATAAGAGTGTGGTAAAAAAAtcagaataaataaaatgacAACTTGAACGGGTTTCGAAAATTttctattatttttttctcCTACACGACATCACAATTGGAATTTTTTGCGTTATTCCTccacacattttttatattttataatttcctaatttaaaacatgattttaatttttttgcattatttacattctTTTATTTGTTACATTTTCCATTACATTTCTTAtcttaaataatttaacaaattctaATTAACTCAAACTATTTATTACATGGTTcaagttaaatttaaaatgctTAGGGATTAATTTAAGTAATGGTTGGTAAAAGATTTTCTGAGAAGTGTGAAATAATAACATGGCTATCATTatcatatattttaaacctGATTTTGCTAAATTTACAATCAATTGGTTTAATGTATTACATGTACATTTGCCAGCCGAAGTTTATCTACATGTTAATTGTGGACGCGTTTTGCCTGTTTAAATGGACAATAAGCATGTTACCAAAGCTTGTAGGCCATAAAGGCTCTAACTGTTGGGTGTTATATTCTCGTATATTCACAATCAAGGcctttataatatttttctGGGTATTACCTGTTAAACCACATTCGAAAGGAGTTCTTTTAAAGTCACAAGGCGGTCGTTCTCTTGAGATTATGTTACTGCTATTTATCACGCCAACTGTGTATACGATTTTGGCATTTAGTACTGGAATTCATCTTTACGGTGGAGTTAATATGGTTTCTTCAGAGCGTCTAATACATTCTGATTTGATTCTTCATGTTATTTTTGATTATTTGGACATCATCGATATTTTCCATAAGTTTTCTATTGATTACAATTCACTTATTAACACGTTCAACTTTTATAAAATCTTCTGTTCAGTTTTCCTAGTCACTCCAATCTTCCTGCAtagttacacatttccaCATTTTTCTACTCctaacactgttaatacTGATAACGCACTTGATATTAATGTTGGGAATGCGAATAATAGTGGAAGATTGATGAAAAGAGATGAGGTATACTTTTGTAGAAAGTTTGCGGGAATTGTTGGCATTTTTTTTGTAGATTTACCATTTCTTTTTATAAGAATTTATACATGGCAATCAACTGTACATTATTCAGGTATCCACATCATCAGCTGTGTTATTGTTATTGTAcctattattactattagtTTACTCTTAATTTAGCATTAGTTTTACCTATTCTATTAGTTGTACAGTAATTTGTTTGATAATGAATTTCTGTTTTTAGCTTTTGCACCGTTTATGTTGAAGAATTTATGTTTTATCCTGTTGCAAATTTCTAGAATAAGACACACTTCATCGAAAGTTGACTTGTTTCAAACCtcaaataaacataaaattactcCACACATTGATTCAACCAATACCAGTAGAAAAATGTATTCTCGTACTTGGTTTTCCTAAGataacttatttattattatacgAGTCCCTACTGGGCACTATATATACACAGTCTAGTTAcatatagttaagtataatttaaagataGAAAATATTATAGAAATGAGATAAAGTTGCTGAAGATGAATGAAATCTTATTGAAGATATTATTGATGATAAATGTGGATTTGAAGTGTGAATTGGCTCATTATCTTGACAGTACTTTGAACTTATCCAATTGGATTAATATTCTTCTCTCACTACCACATTTCATCTTTTCACTTTCCAAGTTCATTCTTATCATTATTCTACTTAAAATGTTACAAGTACGTTTATGGAAATTCTTGccattaactatataatatactaatattacAGGTAGCACTACAGTATATATTAcctttataataatagtataatattataagtatatatatagctaattaatattcttgAACTAATAGTGCGGATAGAAGGAGTATTTGATACATGGTATGGAGTTGTTGGATTACACCAATTTGGACCGCATATTTATATTGGCTGATTATCGCATTTTCCTGTTTTGTTTTCATTTGACAATATTAGTTTCTTTGTTGATTCTATTCATTTGGTCAGTTCTCGGGCAATTTGTTGATGCACTTTTTGTCTCTATTCTCACCTTCACAAAGCTTACAGCATTCGTATTCTCACTCATTGTAATGTGCAACTATGTCGACTCATTTAGTTCATTGGAGTTTATCTCATCAAAATGGCCTGGGAAATCTATTCactatatttttatatttttctCTTTTAAACCGGTATTGCGTTAGTGACAATTCCTTCTGTAACCTCTTTAGGACTTAGCCTTACATTCCTAACATTAGTTATACGGCcttaatttacttaattatttagttatttactgaGTAATACCCTTATTATTCcattaataatgatatttttatagtttatgaatttgttgataaatttgtacCCATTTTTATGCGTGTTTTTGGGCAAAAGGAAGgtttactatactaaccCATCAACTTTCAAACATAAAAAGAGCAAATTACACCAAAATTTACTTTTCAAAAATCTacaaaatgttaataaagGTAAGTTGCAGCTAGTTAATATCTCTATAACTTATTCTGATCTAgcagttatttactatacgtaaatgtaaatagtatatataactcCTTAGAAAAGTGTCAACTCGTgacaacaaattatataaccatattattagtatattcTAATCCATAACTATGACTAAAGTGACTATAGACTTGATGAGCAGTGATGAGATTTGTGACGTGAATTTAACATCATTTGTCTTATTGACAAACTCTAAGGAGATGTGCTGTACGTGTTCTAGTTACACTATGATGATAGGTCCTAACCTGATCAAGTCTTACCGTCTGCACAATTCACTCTTTCATATACACAAAAACAAACTGATTAACACTCTGATTCTAAGACTGTTCTGTTTGGTTTTAACTATCATGAGAGGAGGCCATTTTGGACTACTTTTGACTATATTTTCTATTGAAGCAGTGTTATCATTAGTTTACTGGATCTACAGTTGTTTAATTAGGAACTTGTCACTTGAATCGCTTGAAGTGCAGATGTTGGCATCCAACATTTTCAAACAGAGGAGTCTGAACGAGTTTGGAAATTCAATCACAGAAGTCAATAAGAAAGTTTATAAAAAGTACAAAAAACACCAAACCATGTTTAAACACACCTTTTACTCTTTTTTATAATGGATTACTATTAATTGAGTTTAACTTGGTGTCaatttattcttaattcattcattatttactattatactactataatacaCTATTACATAatacttaatttatatttaggATAAATAGTAcataaatgaaaattagTTTGTTAGTGTGGTGTTgtttgaaatatttatgaACGACAATATAACGTTTAAGTCCATAAAAGTCCAAAACGCTAAAGGAATTAACTGCAACAGACCAAATGAGCATGTCAGGAAACTGCTGATTATTCTGTCATCGTTCAAACTATTTCCAACTACATCATCCCTGTCAACACTATGATCCGTGATAATAGCATCaattgtattattagtGTTATCAGTGTTAATGTTGGTATTAGAGTTGACAGCATTAGTGGCGGTATGAGCGTTGACTGCTGGGTCATTGAGTAAACGAgtgtaaatgtgtgaaaTAACAAAACCCTTAATGGCTGACATGATAATCGTAAGGAAAATTCCAACATTGTATCTGAATAAAAAACTTTTTAGGGGCATCTTTCCAAACCTAGTTTCAAGAAACATTAGTAGCACTATCAAAACTTGAAAGAATGCCAATAAACATGCGACTGATAAAGGAGTTAACAACTTCTTTCTTGAACACTCACCAGCGTTAACTCTGTCATTGGCCCTGCCGCTAATATCGAAATTTGGTTCTAAATAGTTTTCTGAGTCGGTTGATTGTAAGGTCAAACTGTTGGCGtcaaatttgattaaatgCTGTAAGCATTTGCCTAAAAAGTCAAAAGAATCTCTCAGGAATACTATAACAAACGACTTCGCCATTGGGTTATACAGTTCGTTCACATCAATAGCATACATCACTACAATATTTTCTATTGAGTTATCTAATCCCCGATAAGGGTACTTAATTAGATGcttaatatattattactatataatactaaaaatttgCCAACTTCCGGTAGAAAATGTTCACTCGTGATAAGAATTTATATAACCACTtactttaaaatgttaactCGTGACAAGAGGATTAagatatagttaataacagtatataattagtatagttagtCATACCTGAAAAAAGGCTAAAAAGACCATTTGCAAACAGTACAATAAGTGATAACATGACATATGGAAAGTGATGAACGAGTAGTTGAATTGAACTGAACAATTTCTGACGCTGTCTAATCACATTTGTCTTCATCCAGACTCTATGTTCTCTATCCCTGTAATTAGTGGATGATAAAATCAGTAAGCTGATAATCAGcactaataaaaatataattgtgAGTTTGTAGGTGAAAAACACAATGGATTCAGTTGTAAAGTTGTTTAAAACCCTGAAAATTGAAGAAAAAGCAGCAACAGGGGCAATTATAGTTGCTAAAAAATCACCTACAGGATGTCCTAGCAAGAAGAACAGCATCTTGGTTGAGGGGTTTCCAAGCACAAAGGGGTCAGTCACTGAACCAATTGAAATCATCTTAATGGCACCAAAGAAGCAACACGAAGCACCACTAGTGATATATAAGAGGATTTTTACACCTATGTTTGGCATTAATTCTGGGCTTTTAACAGCCACGATCAGAGGGAAGATGGTAGACAAAGACCCCAAGAATCCACCAAATAAAGAGACTTGTAACATAAACAAACTCACTGGAAATAAGATAAACGCTGTTATAAAACCTAAAGCGTAGAATATGAGTGAAAAGACCTTGATGTTTAATACGAAGTACAAAACCTCCGATATTGAAAGCTGAACCATTCCAGTGAAGACAGTAAAGGAATGAAAGAATATAATGTGACCAAAACTGGTCAAAATTCCAAGCAGAaaccaaattaaattaCTGATTCGAGTGCTTCCTTTTCCAGACTGGAAGCCTGAAAGGGCTACCATGCGCACAAAAGTCATCATCACAGCTGAAATTAAAGCCAAACtattaatacaaatttgaacaaattttggtaaaaaatcATAGACAAAATTTGAAGTAATcaattttttcaagttttaAACAGCTAGCTAATTATCATTCTACCAGACACAGTTTACGACAATATTAAAGttcaattattataacacattttctttaaaggggtttttatattttattatctatATTAGCGtatatttagtattttatagttaattatgtgAGCAATGACTCTGTCGCATATGTTACAGacacatatattatacaataaaagggtttattttaataatttattaagtCTTATTTTAGGCTTAAATTACTCTATCATTTATccttaaattattcatttaaatgattaattttagtgttattttacgCTTATACAGTGTTATTTAAGTcttaatttaacaatatttagCAGTTAATAAATAGATATAGTGATGAAAAATCGTTtatgttaataaaatgtaataaaatgagtaaaatattattcatGATGAGATTTTGACAATATTTCAGGCGTTTTATTGTTCTTATCCAAAAGTAAAGCTATCCATCCTTCCTACATTTTGTTACTGGTGACAACTACTGTATAGCTAAAAACCCCCAAAAAACTAAgtagaataaaattacttcaGTATCGACTAGTTCTGGTTCATTTTCTAGTCTAGTATTTAATTCGACAACTTCAACTAAACACACATAAAAAACTTGGAAACCAACAGTTCAGTAATTTTTCGGGCAGTTTTactataaattttgtaGCTCCAATTTCTAATTTGCAAATTTCCTCAAGTATCTGATTCTCAATCTTCTTCCGCTTAGTCCGTGATTCCACACgtatatttttacacatcaaCTCGTtaaaagttatttttacattatttccAGAAATTTCTTTAATCAAAGAATGTGTCAAATTAAGTCCAAATATTACGAttctttttaaaaaatttaattaaataaaaaattacccATTTTCCaatgaataataataataataatccTCAATTAAATACTTATTACTCAATATCAACTGTAGAATcgaatttaataataaatattacagttaataacactttaataatacaatagtattcataataatgttaatgttgagtgaatttatataaaaatttacattatgTTGTAATTGTGGAATCTttgaaatgtgtatatCGTTTTTGAGTAGAGATTGAGAATCATTTTCCTTAATTTGAGCCAATTTAGAAAAACCTTTAATTACAAACTTTTCATCCAAACAATCCTCGTTACCCAGCACATATGGAAATTCATCTGACTCTGGTAGTGTTAATCCATTTTCTccattattaaaattaatatttgagatgaaataattttctctatataacaaatatataaaatccat
The Theileria parva strain Muguga chromosome 3 map unlocalized ctg_530, whole genome shotgun sequence DNA segment above includes these coding regions:
- the vps45 gene encoding Sec1 family protein, yielding MDEESPYGFDDLVSLMQQNFSSIIEKVKGLKILVLDNSTSKIISLVLTHSYLLQNEVLLTLNINSLQVEPDEIYGNSEMGGLVPGSDPNLRHLKSVFVIEPNVDNVNRLCSELKCPTFKSYHLFFTNKLDEGFLEILARADQFNIINGVYEYFIDINVLHTNLFTINNFKICNNTNASSIINTLNTNNTYNILKTAGNDTLDNNLMRCVNSLFSVCCLLNQIPTIVYRKNNVICQTLSNKLQMLFNNNNLNLQSILQQYNKYNTKLTGVEGVGCVLLVLDRKDDLVVPLMNQWTYRAMIHELIGINNNKIVVDDSEFVLNDHFFNSHIFHEFVHVEEDLNTLISQNKLNTINTVNIVKSSKTYNTNNTSNTLGTGNTVENTVNISSVAENVENVLENIPEKNRMINDVMKHVKILHELSKIIQENKLLDSGLLEQDIATNRRNTLNDVIEYITDKNNSYYEKVRIALLFTLTCNDSSKIKKVKDYLMMGKMDELVSLVDHATELVKGKKNANRDEFTISTLKDKITKVSLDTQSPYLQFKSNLYATTYNLIKGKLDSEMYVMVPSAYDLGYTLKHKPASVTHNASYTIYSTIYHTIIMVIIFMVGGVTYGETCDCNIISRATGVPIILGGSCVHNSKSFLSDFFNFPSK
- a CDS encoding putative integral membrane protein — encoded protein: MLFTHFKSINLFNPFYRTIHNNFNLCSSNVRFYGVGREHEISEQMPKVSELDRFKEVLSGDKRKQIRRSDFLKFTGGKRPIISSHLKSNLISSGLIIWCVIAFFVTFKIMKPETYEWVENERKRIEAAKQKISLIKQDQHSDNTN
- the ATP5A1 gene encoding ATP synthase F1 subunit alpha is translated as MRYINRIVKLAIPKGKLQAQISTGFHLGLRPFSTNKVSPAEISKLLQTKIGGWDSQKDVRDVGHVINVGDGIARIYGLKEVKAGELVMFSSGVAGMALNLETDNIGVVIFGDDRNILEGDTVTRTNRILDVPVGPELLGRVVDALGRPIDGKGDLVTKETSRVEVPAPGIIDRRSVHEPMTTGMKCVDSLVPIGRGQRELIIGDRQTGKTALAIDTILNQRLVNEGLEENKRLYCIYVAIGQKRSTVARILKILEDNDALKYTIVVAATASDPAPLQFLAPFTGCSMGEWFRNNKKHCVIIYDDLSKQATAYRQMSLLLRRPPGREAYPGDIFYLHSRLLERAAKMSDTKGSGSLTALPVIETQAGDVSAYIPTNVISITDGQIFLESELFYKGIRPAINVGLSVSRVGSAAQSKAMKQVSGTMKLDLAQFREIQAFSQFGSDLDSSTQQLLTRGTLLTELLKQKQYAPLSIPLQICVIYGGVNGLLDKLDPKLVGKYEEQLLQHLTTQHSDLLSTLEREGVLSPETEAKLKSTLEQFVDNFNKS
- the CSP4 gene encoding Cold-shock' DNA-binding domain protein, translated to MTRLNGVCKWFNNKKGYGFITLENGEDVFVHQSEIYADGFRSLRENEKVELEVIMDNNRKKAIHVTGPNGSHVTGTNSHYGNNNDKFNDIYNRY
- a CDS encoding CECR6/TMEM121 family protein, whose amino-acid sequence is MVGKRFSEKCEIITWLSLSYILNLILLNLQSIGLMYYMYICQPKFIYMLIVDAFCLFKWTISMLPKLVGHKGSNCWVLYSRIFTIKAFIIFFWVLPVKPHSKGVLLKSQGGRSLEIMLLLFITPTVYTILAFSTGIHLYGGVNMVSSERLIHSDLILHVIFDYLDIIDIFHKFSIDYNSLINTFNFYKIFCSVFLVTPIFLHSYTFPHFSTPNTVNTDNALDINVGNANNSGRLMKRDEVYFCRKFAGIVGIFFVDLPFLFIRIYTWQSTVHYSAFAPFMLKNLCFILLQISRIRHTSSKVDLFQTSNKHKITPHIDSTNTSRKINEIKLLKMNEILLKILLMINVDLKCELAHYLDSTLNLSNWINILLSLPHFIFSLSKFILIIILLKMLQKEYLIHGMELLDYTNLDRIFILADYRIFLFCFHLTILVSLLILFIWSVLGQFVDALFVSILTFTKLTAFVFSLIVMCNYVDSFSSLEFISSKWPGKSIHYIFIFFSFKPFMNLLINLYPFLCVFLGKRKVYYTNPSTFKHKKSKLHQNLLFKNLQNVNKDLMSSDEICDVNLTSFVLLTNSKEMCCTCSSYTMMIGPNLIKSYRLHNSLFHIHKNKLINTLILRLFCLVLTIMRGGHFGLLLTIFSIEAVLSLVYWIYSCLIRNLSLESLEVQMLASNIFKQRSLNEFGNSITEVNKKVYKKYKKHQTMFKHTFYSFL
- a CDS encoding putative integral membrane protein translates to MMTFVRMVALSGFQSGKGSTRISNLIWFLLGILTSFGHIIFFHSFTVFTGMVQLSISEVLYFVLNIKVFSLIFYALGFITAFILFPVSLFMLQVSLFGGFLGSLSTIFPLIVAVKSPELMPNIGVKILLYITSGASCCFFGAIKMISIGSVTDPFVLGNPSTKMLFFLLGHPVGDFLATIIAPVAAFSSIFRVLNNFTTESIVFFTYKLTIIFLLVLIISLLILSSTNYRDREHRVWMKTNVIRQRQKLFSSIQLLVHHFPYVMLSLIVLFANGLFSLFSVMYAIDVNELYNPMAKSFVIVFLRDSFDFLGKCLQHLIKFDANSLTLQSTDSENYLEPNFDISGRANDRVNAGECSRKKLLTPLSVACLLAFFQVLIVLLMFLETRFGKMPLKSFLFRYNVGIFLTIIMSAIKGFVISHIYTRLLNDPAVNAHTATNAVNSNTNINTDNTNNTIDAIITDHSVDRDDVVGNSLNDDRIISSFLTCSFGLLQLIPLAFWTFMDLNVILSFINISNNTTLTN